The following are encoded together in the Trichomycterus rosablanca isolate fTriRos1 chromosome 19, fTriRos1.hap1, whole genome shotgun sequence genome:
- the tmem269 gene encoding transmembrane protein 269 isoform X1 — MFLLTPSSGFLKCTNKLFLSETAQWIQLKEFARKNAANTLSIANMVMGMASILSSLNGHHYAACWLVLIGYLLDFADGAVARQLNACSALGAKLDDFADFTTFGIATSLLLRTPDLLDNILCMCYVLSVFVRLCFFSSGIPFMYRGLPCIYSSAILACLSLLTGGNMAVLRITAVAMIIFMVSQNFYPHDRVLESQAWKKVVYAGGIVMVFCSSIPHVCVYYLLWSVSYLLFPTTLWSCKV, encoded by the exons ATGTTCCTGCTAACTCCATCTTCTG GCTTTTTAAAGTGCACCAACAAGCTGTTCCTAAGTGAAACGGCCCAATGGATCCAGTTAAAGGAGTTTGCCAGGAAAAATGCTGCCAATACTCTGTCCATTGCAAACATGGTGATGGGGATGGCCTCCATTCTCAGCAGTCTCAATGG GCATCATTATGCTGCATGCTGGCTGGTGCTGATTGGTTACCTGTTGGATTTTGCAGATGGAGCGGTTGCCAGGCAACTAAACGCCTGCTCGGCTCTGG GAGCTAAACTGGATGATTTTGCCGATTTCACAACATTCGGAATTGCAACATCTTTGCTCTTAAGGACTCCCGACCTCCTGGATAACATCCTCTGTATGTGCTATGTGCTCTCCGTGTTTGTTCGGCTTTGCTTCTTCTCTAGTG GCATCCCTTTCATGTACCGCGGCCTGCCGTGCATCTACTCGTCCGCCATTCTTGCCTGCCTTTCTCTCCTCACTGGAGGAAACATGGCCGTGCTCCGGATCACAGCTGTGGCAATGATCATCTTCATGGTGAGCCAGAACTTCTACCCTCATGACCGGGTACTAGAGTCACAGGCCTGGAAGAAGGTGGTCTACGCTGGAG GCATTGTGATGGTGTTTTGTTCCTCGattcctcatgtctgtgtgtactaCCTGCTGTGGTCAGTCTCCTACCTTTTGTTCCCAACAACCCTGTGGAGCTGCAAGGTGTAA
- the tmem269 gene encoding transmembrane protein 269 isoform X2, with translation MVMGMASILSSLNGHHYAACWLVLIGYLLDFADGAVARQLNACSALGAKLDDFADFTTFGIATSLLLRTPDLLDNILCMCYVLSVFVRLCFFSSGIPFMYRGLPCIYSSAILACLSLLTGGNMAVLRITAVAMIIFMVSQNFYPHDRVLESQAWKKVVYAGGIVMVFCSSIPHVCVYYLLWSVSYLLFPTTLWSCKV, from the exons ATGGTGATGGGGATGGCCTCCATTCTCAGCAGTCTCAATGG GCATCATTATGCTGCATGCTGGCTGGTGCTGATTGGTTACCTGTTGGATTTTGCAGATGGAGCGGTTGCCAGGCAACTAAACGCCTGCTCGGCTCTGG GAGCTAAACTGGATGATTTTGCCGATTTCACAACATTCGGAATTGCAACATCTTTGCTCTTAAGGACTCCCGACCTCCTGGATAACATCCTCTGTATGTGCTATGTGCTCTCCGTGTTTGTTCGGCTTTGCTTCTTCTCTAGTG GCATCCCTTTCATGTACCGCGGCCTGCCGTGCATCTACTCGTCCGCCATTCTTGCCTGCCTTTCTCTCCTCACTGGAGGAAACATGGCCGTGCTCCGGATCACAGCTGTGGCAATGATCATCTTCATGGTGAGCCAGAACTTCTACCCTCATGACCGGGTACTAGAGTCACAGGCCTGGAAGAAGGTGGTCTACGCTGGAG GCATTGTGATGGTGTTTTGTTCCTCGattcctcatgtctgtgtgtactaCCTGCTGTGGTCAGTCTCCTACCTTTTGTTCCCAACAACCCTGTGGAGCTGCAAGGTGTAA